From one Molothrus aeneus isolate 106 chromosome 19, BPBGC_Maene_1.0, whole genome shotgun sequence genomic stretch:
- the DBH gene encoding LOW QUALITY PROTEIN: dopamine beta-hydroxylase (The sequence of the model RefSeq protein was modified relative to this genomic sequence to represent the inferred CDS: inserted 1 base in 1 codon) yields MQLRTITYPACPGGPAHKWAXPGAGCCPGRMQSSRSKPCSCPSLKLREVASMYFTLVAAFLVILVVALQGSAPRQSDFPYKVPLDPQGLLELSWNVSYPEQAVHFQLLIRELHFGLLFGMSDRGEFENADLAVLWSDGHNSYFGDAWSDAKGQLHMDSQQDYQLLGARRAPEGLYLLFRRAFSTCDPKDYLIEDGTVHLIYGILEKPVHSLQAINVSALHGGLQRVQLLKPNISIPQLPRDMKSMEITAPDVVIPSQETTYWCYMAELPEGFSKHHIIMYEPVVTAGNEALVHHMEVFQCAADFDSFPRYNGPCDSKMKPERLNYCRHVLAAWAMGAQAFYYPEEAGLAFGGPGSSRYLRLEIHYHNPLVLKGRRDSSGIRLYYTATLRPYDAGIMELGLVYTPVMAIPPGEDSFILTGYCTDKCTQLALPSAGIRIFASQLHTHLAGRKVVTVLSRHGRERQVVNADSHYSPHFQEIRMLKEVVAVFPGDELITTCTYNTEDRSRATVGGFGILEEMCVNYVHYYPQTQLELCKSAVDPGYLHRYFNLVNRFNDEEVCMCPQVSVPQQFYSIPWNTFNRDVLRSLYGFAPISVHCNKSSAVRFPGQWEKQPLPSITERLREPSPRCPPSPGAQPAAPIPLHLGQLRRV; encoded by the exons ATGCAATTAAGGACTATCACTTACCCAGCTTGCCCAGGAGGGCCAGCACATAAATGGG CACCAGGTGCCGGGTGCTGTCCTGGCAggatgcagagctccaggagcaagccctgctcctgccccagcctcaaGCTGAGGGAGGTGGCATCCATGTACTTCACCCTGGTGGCAGCGTTCCTGGTCATCCTGGtggtggccctgcagggctcggCGCCCCGCCAGAGTGATTTCCCCTACAAGGTGCCCCTGGATcctcaggggctgctggagctctcctgGAATGTCAGCTACCCCGAGCAAGCCGTGCATTTCCAGCTGCTCATCAGGGAGCTGCACTTCGGGCTCCTCTTCGGGATGTCGGACAGGGGCGAGTTTGAGAACGCGGACCTGGCCGTGCTCTGGAGCGATGGGCACAACTCCTACTTTGGG GATGCCTGGAGTGATGCCAAGGGGCAGCTCCACATGGATTCCCAGCAGGACTACCAGCTCCTCGGGGCTCGCAGGGCTCCTGAGGGGCTCTACCTGCTCTTCAGGAGAGCCTTCAGCACCTGTGACCCCAAGGACTACCTGATAGAG GATGGCACCGTGCACCTCATCTACGGCATCCTGGAGAAACCAGTGCATTCCCTGCAAGCCATCAACGTCTCTGCCCTCCACGGGGGGCTGCAGAGGGTGCAGCTGCTAAAACCCAACATCAGCATCCCTCAGCTGCCCAGAGACATGAAGAGCATGGAGATAACAGCCCCAGATGTTGTCATTCCCAGCCAGGAGACGACCTACTGGTGTTACATGGCAGAGCTCCCCGAGGGCTTCTCCAAGCATCACATTATCATG TACGAGCCGGTGGTCACGGCGGGTAACGAGGCCCTGGTGCACCACATGGAAGTTTTCCAGTGCGCGGCCGACTTCGACAGCTTCCCCCGCTACAACGGGCCCTGCGACTCCAAGATGAAGCCAGAGCGCCTCAACTACTGCAGGCACgtgctggcagcctgggccATGGGGGCACAG GCTTTCTATTACCCTGAAGAAGCAGGTCTTGCCTTTGGTGGCCCAGGCTCCTCCAGATATTTGCGTCTGGAGATCCATTACCACAATCCCCTGGTGCTCAAAG GTCGCCGTGACTCCTCGGGGATCAGGCTGTACTACACAGCCACCCTTCGTCCCTATGATGCTGGAATCATGGAGCTGGGCTTGGTGTACACCCCAGTGATGGCCATTCCCCCTGGAGAGGACAGCTTCATCCTCACAGGATACTGCACTGATAAATGCACCCAGCTG gctctgccctctGCTGGCATCCGCATCTTCGCCTCGCAGCTGCACACGcacctggcagggaggaaagtGGTGACGGTGCTGTCCCGGCACGGGAGGGAGAGGCAGGTTGTGAACGCTGACAGCCACTACAGCCCTCACTTCCAG gaGATCCGCATGCTCAAGGAGGTGGTCGCTGTTTTTCCG GGCGATGAACTCATCACCACCTGCACATACAACACTGAGGATCGGAGCAGAGCCACCGTG ggaggcTTTGGCATCCTGGAGGAGATGTGTGTGAACTACGTGCACTACTACCCCCAgacccagctggagctgtgcaaaAGTGCTGTGGATCCAGGCTACCTGCACCGGTACTTCAACCTCGTCAACAG GTTCAACGATGAGGAGGTCTGCATGTGCCCACAGGTCTCTGTCCCACAGCAGTTTTACTCCATCCCCTGGAACACCTTCAACagggatgtgctgagatccctcTATGGCTTTGCTCCCATCTCCGTGCACTGCAACAAATCCTCTGCTGTCCGGTTCCCG GGCCAGTGGGAGAAGCAGCCGCTCCCCAGCATCACCGAGAGGCTGCGGGAGCCCAGCCCTCGCTGCCCGCCCTCCCCGGGGGCTCAGCCCGCCGCTCCCATCCCCCTGCACCTGGGACAGCTCCGGAGGGTCTGA